CTCTCATATTAACCTGTAAACTGTtcataaataaatgatttgattcGGAACTCTTATATGTCCATCCAAGGTCCAATATTTCTTGTCCTTCGGCAACAATGGTGCCATATCCCAAAACGTGAAGTTCAAAAGCAGGAATCTTTCTAATTCCACATGATTttgtctttccttttttttttttttttttttttttctgttttttatattttgtcatCCACAATGTCCACAGGCAAAGAACTTGGCCCTCTGCAAGCATAAAAAGGAATATAATTGAAAAGGGAAAATATAGCAagagaggaaaaggaaaaaagaaatggaagaagaaaatatgaatatttatataaaatgcaTGATTATAAAGTATCTATGTTATATGAACTTGAGCAAAATTATTGGGTGCTAGTGTACATCTAGGTCACATCATTTCATCCTCAGACCTTAGGACACTAGAACACAGTCTaaataacctaattttttttttctcatgccATACCTTAAACGAAATTGAAGCATACATCTAAAATACAAAGCCAAATATAGGTTCTTCACTCATCCATGCAACAAAGAAACAGATTCTAAGTCTCAGGTAACTTAGAAATAAACTAGCAACTTGTCCATTCCCTTTATTGATCACACATCTGCCAGACCAATAGGCATGCCAGACATATATATAACACAAACTCTTGCTATATCATGTCTGACACACGTACATATCATATTTTGGAGTGTCCATTGTTAGATAGTGTAtagttatttcagttatttacttttccttttctttccttattgtattgtgggtcccactaacatgtatatatatacccaagtccaatgtgtattattaacagtttttcaataacaaaaattagggattctcccttttctctcttttcacatccATATTACATAGATATCAATATATATCTATGGGTGCTTCTTGGCAACATCTCTTCATCTTTCTTAGAAGTTTGCTATCAGTGTTCCATGTTGGGTCATACTGGttagaaggaaataaaagagaTGGACGAGAAAAACacactaaatattttaaagggTTGAAGTTATGATAACTCACAGGGACTGAGGTTGCTGCAAATAATCTATGACCAGTTGATCAACGCCCTTAAGTCCAGCACCATATTGCCCAGAGAACTGGAAAGGTAAAACTCAGAAGGCCAGCAAACAAATCAATCAAGAGATTACCGGGTATTGAATTCCAACAGTAAAGTTTCTTACTTGATTTGGTTGAGAAGCTTGGTAACCCTTTAAAGGGGTACCAATGGCCGGATTTGTAACATGGGACTGAGTAGGGCCACCAGCCTGTACCTTTTATCAGCATAAACACAAACCAGAAAAGAGTATATGAATATGCATATTAGAGCACACTGGCAATAGTTTTAGAATGCTACCCGTGATTTAGTGTTGTAGATATGCACATAGATACACTCAATGAAGTGGCTGGCAATCTCATTAAAGTCAGTCACAGGCCTGAAAACCACAGCCAAGTTTGAGGTTTTGATACTATGATTTAGAATCATCACAAAAAACTCACATGAGTTGTCAGCATACTTTTGAGAGAGCAAATATAGAACAGGGTAATATATCCAGCACAGCATCCACCATATACATTTCTAATTGGTGTCAACATTACAAATCTTTCACCATCATGCAGATAAATTCAGCTAAAgtttgtaataaataaaataaattcacaccAGGAACCTCTACATCTTCACATGACATGGTATTAAATTACCACCTTCACATCCTGGTGGTTGTTGCATGACGACATTGTGAAAATTCTCCAAGATTGCCAGTTTCATAACTGACTAATGCAATTAAGGAGATATAGATTGCCAAAGAAACAAGTATACGTTATCATCACCCAGAATATATATTGCAGTAATGCATGCAGCACAGAAGTTTTAATTCTAGCTTCATGGTTCAACTTCATACATGCAATCCAGAACTGGGATGTAACTTGATTTGATTTAGAAGCAGAACTTCACCAAAGCAGTTCCTTGGATTTTCCAACCTAGAAACTTAGCTCAATGAGATGAATTGTGACGTAGGACTGCCCTATGGTCGTTGTCTACAATCAAACAGGGTGGGCTATAGCCAAACTCTTGTCTTATCATATTCATGTAATGTAGCCAACAAGAAATCTAGGAACCTTTTAATGGGCAACCTTGTGCAGCGCTTCAGAGCTGTCATGGGTTCACTAACACCACAGATACCCCAAATAAATCTGCCACAACCTTAAAAATGTCTTTGCAACCCTGATGAACAGGCACACCAATTAACCTGATCTAATCTTTCTTTGGCAGCAAACATCGTCTAATACAAAATGCCCCAAGAAAATCATCAATTGAAAGTTTAGAGTTCGTACATTGAAGAAAGGAAGGTGCTTCCTTAAGAACCCTAACACTTCCACCtctgaagaaaaattaaatgagtagGGCCACACCTGACATATGCAACTAAATGCCACTTCACAGCATTCAAAAGTCATTCTACATTgaagatgctatgaaaaatgCTCTCAATTGTATCTAGATATTGGTTTGAAACTTCCCTATAGAGACAAATAACACATCATCATTCACCTATATGATCACTTCAAAATTCAACGGCACACTTTCTCAGCAGTTCAAATGAAACACAATGATTCTAACAAAAGTGGTTTGATTGATGTAATATTTGGAAGACCCAATATCATAATCCATATCAAATTGACTTGCTACCCAGCTGTATTGATTCAaactataaatgaaaatttagaaaagcaACCACGAGATACAGAACACTAGTAAAAGCATCGTGTGAGGCTTATTCATGCTTCAGTAATGGTTTATAATGAAACTTGTTATATGTCTTCCCATGGCACACTAAGAtggcgtttgtttttttacttaattctaaatagaaccttaatacttaatagtattaaatattaggttatttgtttttgtagtattttatttctattaagtattaaaaagtaaaaaaaaccattgtattattttttctatttagaaaaagtcatatattctgactttttctatttagtaaaaagtttataataagtcatgaaaaagtaaaaaaacaaacaatctaaattctaaaactaaatggttttcagcaaaaagccaaaaaaacaaacaccacctaaaaccataaatgaattcaaagaaaaacaattacaaCCTGGAAGTGGTTTGGAGAATTGCATCATTGcaagtatgaaaaatatttgatccaaaATTTCCTAATCAATATCATGAACCTATCAAATAAAACCAAACTGCCCCACAAATCACAAGACAAAAAGattgcaaaaataataaagaaagaaaaaggtgaaCCCATGTTAAGGATTATATAAAGtagaaaaattcatttcaagGACATAGAAAGCACCCAATCTCAAAATGATCCAacaataattcaaatttaaaagattatattaattaataccTAATAGAGAAGACATTTAAATGCCTTTTACCCTGAAAACCCTTCAAGTGTCCATGAACTCGAACATACATGCCATCTCTaagataaaggaaaaaacaaatagaCAAATGAGAAccatgataaaaataaaaaggtttccttaaaacaaaatttagggAACATGATATTTAGGTTACAATAACGAGCAAAGAGCTGTGACTAAAGCATATTGGGAACATACAGAATTCCTTCCATTTCCTTTGTGTCTACAGCTTCATTGACCCTAAATACACAGGAATGTGCAAAATTAGAGTGGAATCAGCAATTAAAATAACAGATACCTACTTGAGTCATAATTAAGCGACCAATAGAGGAAATTTACCATCTGTTACAGTCAATACGCCCTGTTCCATCATCCAGCATAAAACCAACATCAGTAACCCTTTCAGCTTTGTTGAATACCATCCCCACAAGTGTGACCTAAACACTTTCCAAACtcaaaaaccaaaattgaaGCAAACAAGGACCAGAAAAATCAAATTGCAAGAACTCTACATTGTTCACTTCGACACCATCaatgagaaaattggatttatcATCGCTTGAGAGAAAAGCTTCACTTATCTGCTTCACGGTCAAGGGAAGCAACGCTTGTGTATCCCGATTCTGCaatcaaatacaagaaaaccctaaaacacTGGTTGGAGAGAAACTGTAGGCAAAACACAATCTAACCAGCCTGAACAACAAAATGAGCTAAAATTGCcagaatttaattttctatttcttttcctctGTATTCCGTGAACTCCATTTGGTctatgagaaaaatgaaagacaaTAAACGCACGAACTCAACCAAGCATAATACAACTACCTAACCTTATTCGCTCCagttctttttcatttattataaacATAAACGACAGAGAACATAGATTTTCAGAACTCGTTATCTTTTCAGCTCCTCGTTTTTTTCTCGGGAACCTAACAGAGGGTAAaagacaaatgaaaaaaaaaaaaaagcccgcTGCAACGCTGTCTGGTTGATGAGAAATTTTACGAGAATAAACATCAACATAACCGAGCCTAGTACAACTATCTGACCTCATGCACTCCAGTATTTTTCCCCCCTTTCTCCATTCTAGGTTTTAAATTGTCGTTTCCTTTCTACTCCGCAGTttttccaggaaccaaacagagagtaaaataaacaaaaccCTAAATGGAGAACGATGATGATAGGAAACCATACTCTGGCAGGAGAAAAACCAGGTTCGGCGGCCTGAGTGGCCTGTGAGGGCATGAATCCCCCGCCAGAGAAGGCGGCGTTGCCGTCGAATTGACTGTGGGAATACATCTGTAATGAAGTGTGAGATCAGATTCCGATGGATCGGAGTCGCTCTGTTTGCATAAAAGAACGGTTCCCGCCAAATTCCCTTTCCTCCTGTTTGGCGCCtaggaaaattagaaaaaggaaaatgaaccGCCAGCGGGGATTCGGAGAAATATGAGTTAGAACTTCGAACCTAGAACCTTAGAAGGGCATTTTCGGAAATATgccttataaatattaaataacctttaatatttttaatattaaacaaTGCTTTGTAAACATGATAAATGTTAACACAAGACTACTCAAAtgtaaaattgattttagattaaattgaaaaattaatttttcaagaactaaaattaaacaataataaatttattttcagaaaatgaagaaaatattcatgttatatttttaatgtttttattaaaatatctattatattgAAAGAGGGAATTCTTTAATATATCACTATTGTACTTGGTAGGTATCCTATAAATCTATAATTCctgataaattattaaaaaaaaaaatcaaaatatttatatatacatatataatttaatattatattgttattattttataattttttatatttttaattaaatttttattttttatttttatattttttgatgAAAATATACTTATGTTCTGGGTAGTGTGTGAAGCCATCACTAttgcatcaatttttttaagaataaaagaattaattgaaTGGGGCTCCGTGGAGTAGTAGTTTATTTATGCTACCATGATTTGCATTTTAGGCTAATTATTGAGgtgtaaatatataataaaaatgaatacataattttttaaaatttaatgaaatgtaaatctattttaaatttttttatttacaacgTCAAGTTAATAGTAGAAAACAatcgttttaaaaaaaaatctttttaaaagttttttatttttagttgttttatcaatttatttttattaactcaataaaacatgttttcatttttttatttgttttaaagaacaaaaaactatttttaaaaattaaatcccTCGTttctaaaaatacaaaatattgttgttttaaattattctcaaaagctattttttatgactgtttttaaaaaacacttcccaaacaAACTATCTATTTGTGTTGATATTGATTGTGTTAGTATCCATAtaatttggattattttttttaaatgaaaacatgTATTAACATGATGTAtctatgattaaaataaatgttttcaaaatgattAAGGGTTTACCATTTGTACcaataaaaatgttattgaaattaaatataattacacatatttaaaaaataataatttaaaaaaaaattatatccataaaaattttaaaatagaataattttttaatttaaatgaagtgttaattcaaaaattatttatatatttataatataaaacacttattaattaaaaataaaaaaaatggttttttattttacttgttttaaaaaacttcttcaacaaaaattgttttccaaattcAGTTtacaaacactttttttttttttgtctgaaaacataaaatactgttgtggaccccgcatttcggctcaatgcgtttcccactcgatggcgaaatcgattttaattttgaaagattgattttatattgattaagaaaaatgacttagagtcgccacttatttttgttttatttttaaagggtaaacaaaataagaaagaaaaaccctaagtgtgactccttgttttgaaaaaggtggtctgtgaaaaaccggatcgagttcgggggtcaggttacttatcaggaaggtacggtagagaccgtagcacccctctaagtccctaaaaacgggtctctactaataaaatgaaacaatcatggcaattgatgaggaaatcaatgaatatcctgaatgatcatgcacatatgagaatcgaAACATGTATAGTGAAGTATCAGGAGG
Above is a window of Vitis vinifera cultivar Pinot Noir 40024 chromosome 11, ASM3070453v1 DNA encoding:
- the LOC100254758 gene encoding replication protein A 32 kDa subunit B isoform X2; the encoded protein is MYSHSQFDGNAAFSGGGFMPSQATQAAEPGFSPARNRDTQALLPLTVKQISEAFLSSDDKSNFLIDGVEVNNVTLVGMVFNKAERVTDVGFMLDDGTGRIDCNRWVNEAVDTKEMEGILDGMYVRVHGHLKGFQGKRHLNVFSIRPVTDFNEIASHFIECIYVHIYNTKSRAGGPTQSHVTNPAIGTPLKGYQASQPNQFSGQYGAGLKGVDQLVIDYLQQPQSLARDQGVGRDELAQQLNVPVDKIMESIRSLEEEGLIYSTIDEWHYKSTGNG
- the LOC100254758 gene encoding replication protein A 32 kDa subunit A isoform X1; this encodes MYSHSQFDGNAAFSGGGFMPSQATQAAEPGFSPARNRDTQALLPLTVKQISEAFLSSDDKSNFLIDGVEVNNVTLVGMVFNKAERVTDVGFMLDDGTGRIDCNRWVNEAVDTKEMEGILDGMYVRVHGHLKGFQGKRHLNVFSIRPVTDFNEIASHFIECIYVHIYNTKSRVQAGGPTQSHVTNPAIGTPLKGYQASQPNQFSGQYGAGLKGVDQLVIDYLQQPQSLARDQGVGRDELAQQLNVPVDKIMESIRSLEEEGLIYSTIDEWHYKSTGNG